TTGTAAAAAGAACCCGTGCTAAAAAAGAAACTTTTAAAATTTCGCCAGAACTTGAAGAATTTTTACAAAAAGGTCAAAATATTAATTTAGAAATTGATTTAGACCTTCCTAAAAACCAGGCAACCCGGGCAACATCGTCTTTAATTCTTGACTATATTTCCAAAAAAGTTCCTTATTGAATCGGTGGATCGGCTGATTTATCAGTTTCAACAAAAGCAAAAGGTTCAGATGGTTATTTTAGTGACCAAAATTATCAAGGTCGAAACTTAATGTTTGGTGTTCGCGAATTTGCAATGAGCGCAATTGCAAACGGAATTGCACTTCATTCAGTTTTACGTCCTTTTGTTTCAACATTTTTTGTCTTTGCTGACTATTTAAAGCCCGCTTTAAGACTCTCCTCATTAATGAAATTGCCAGTAACTTACATTTTTACTCACGACTCACTAATGGTTGGCGAAGATGGACCAACTCACCAGCCAATTGAACAACTTGCAATGCTTAGATCAGTTCCTAATTTTGCTGTCTATCGTCCTGGTGATGAAAATGAGCTAAAAGGAGCTTATGAACTTGTTCTTGAAAACAAAGATAAACCTTGTGCAATAATTTTAACTCGTCAAAATATCAAATCATTCGCTGAATCAAAAGATAATTTCAAACTCGGAGCCTACTTAGCACAAAAAAGTGAATCCAAATGAGCAATTATTGCTACCGGTAGTGAGTTAGGGCTGGCAAAAGAAGTCGCTCAAGAATTAGACCTAAATTTAATATCCTTATCAAATTGACAAAACACACCAATTTGAGATCCAAATTTTGCAATTTCACTTGAATTAGCTTCTACTTTTGGTTGAAAAGCACATGCAAAATATAATTTTGGTCATGATACCTTTGGAATGTCAGCCCCAGCAGAAGACATTCTTGATGAAATTGGATTTCGAAGCAAAGATCTTGTTGAAAAAATTAAAAAAATTATTGCCTAATTTTTTTAATTAGCATATTAATTTACCACTGTTGTTTTTTTTGAATTTTGAAAAATTCTAATAAAAAATTAGTTTTTTAGACTTGAAAAAATAATTTTAACTAACAATTTAATAAGAAAAACAAACCTGATGGTAAAAAAAATGCCTTATCTGCAATAGATTTTTACAAACAGTTATTTCATTAGGTTAATTAATAAAATGAACTTTTGGTCAAGAACAGAAAAATTTCTAAATCTTAAAATACCAAAAAAATTTTCAATAATTCCGTTTTTATCTAATCTTGTGTATTTTTGACTTTTTTATTATTTAGTTTTTCAGTTTAACCCCAACAAGCAAAAAAGGCATTATTTTTTTCTTATTTTACTTTACTTAATAAGCTACCCCTTTCCTTTTTTTGTGCTTGTTTCAGTACTGAGTGTAACTGATGATGGTGATTTTTTAAGATTTTTTTATTTGAAAATTTTTAACAAGTATTTTTTAGTACATTTGTTTGAAATAATTACTTACTTAATTTTTTATTTCCCATATTCATATGTTTGTAGTTTTTTACAAAAAATATTCCATTTTTATTTAACAAAAAAAGTGAAACAAAAATTAGGTCGACTAAATCCAGAAAATAAATTCAATTTTTTAACTAATTTTGATTATGATAAATATTATAAATTTGCATGTAAAAGAGAGCTTTATTCACGTTATTTTGAAACAAATAATTGACATAAATATGATCAAATTGTTGAAAATATTATTAAGTCAATAAATAATTATAGATGATACCGCGAAGGCTATGTAGCCAGATATTATTCTCATATAATCTTGCAAATTTTTTTGTTTAATTCTGAAAATTCAGAATTAAAAATCAATCAAAAAAACTGAAAATATTTTTTAATAATCTATTTTATTTTTACAACACTACATTTCATATTTTCATGATACTCTATATGACTGTTTTTTGGATATGTTACTTGAAGAGAGACAAATACTGAGGATTTTTATAAAGAACTTTTTGAAAGTACTGTTGTTTTTGTTATGCCATTAATGTTTCTTGGGATGGGTTATGTTTTTATTCCTAGACTTTTTTATTATCCAAAAACGTGAGTAACATATTGACTATTTGAAAGCTAAAAATTACTGTAATTAAGTTTTAAGCAACTTAAAAAAGGCAAATTATAAGTAAATCAATATAGTTTTTAGACTTTTATATAAATTAGCGCTACTTTATTCAAGAGAATTTAAAATGCATTTTTGATCAACAGTTGAAAAATTTCTAAATCTTAAAATACCAAAAAAATTTTCAATAATCCCGTTTTTATCTAATCTTGTGTATTCTTGGCTTTTTTATTATTTAGTTTTTCGGTTGAACCCTAACAAGCAAAAAAGACATTATTTTTTTCTTGTTTTGCTTTGCCTAATAACTTACCCGTTTCCATTTTTTGCGCTTGTTTTAGCGCTGAGTGTAACTCATAATGTTGATTTTTTAAGATTTTTTTATTTGAAAATTTTCAACACGTATTTTTTAGCGCATTTGTTTGAAATAATTACTTACTTAATTTTTTATTTCCCATATTCATATGTTTGTAGTTTTTTACAAAAAATATTCCGTTTTTATTTAATAAAAAAAGTAAAACAAAAATTAGGCCAACTAAATCCGGAAAATAAATTTGATTTTTTAACTAACTTTGATTATGATAAATATTATAAATTTGCATGTCAAAGAAAACTTTATTCACCTTATTTTGAACAGATAAATTGATATAAACCTGATCAAAATGTTGAAAATATTATTAAGTCAATACACACTCATGATTGATTTCAAGGCTATGTAGCCAGATATTATTCTCATATAATCTTGCAAATTTTTTTGTTTAATTCTGAAAATTCAGAATTAAAAATCAATCAAAAAAAATGAAAATATTTTTTAATAATCTATTTTATTTTTACAGCACTACATTTCATATTTTCATGAGCCTCTATATGAGCGTTTTTTGGGCATGCTCTTTGAAGCAAGTCAAATACTGAGGATCTTTATAAAGGACTTTTTGAAAGTAATGCTATTTTTATTATACCATTGATGTTTCCTGCGATAGGTTATAGTTTTATTCCTAGACTTTTTTATCATCCAAAGACGTGAGTAACATATTGACTATTTGAAAGTTAAAAATTACTTTAATTGAGTTTTAAGCAACTTAAAAAAGGCAAATTATAAGTAAATCAATATAGTTTTAGACTTTTTATAAAAATTAGCACTACTTTATTCAAGGAAATTTAAAATGCATTTTTGATCAACAGTTGAAAAATTTCTAAATCTTAAAATACCAAAAAAATTTTCAAAAATTCCGTTTTTGACTAATGCTTTGTATTTTAGACTTTTTTCTTTTTTAGTTTTTAAATTTAATCCTAATAAGCAAAAAAAGCATTATTTTTTACTTGCATTACTTTACTTGATAAGTTTTTCGCTACCTTTTTTTGTAGTTGTTTTAGCATTAATTTTAAGTCCTAATATTGATTTTTTAAGGGTGCCATATCTTAAAACTTTTAATAATTATTTGATTACACTGGCTTTTGAAATAAGTACTTATTTAATTTTTTATATTCCATACACGTATTTTTGTGGATTTTTGCAAAAAGTATTCCATTTTTATTTAGCAAAAAAAGTAAAACAAAAATTAGGCAGGCTAAGCCCGCATAATAAATTTGATTTTTTAACTGACTTTGATTATAATAAATATTATAATTTTGCTGTAGGGCGTGTAACTTACTTTAGATCTGGGGTAAGTAAAACTGATAAAAATGATCCTAACAAAATTATAAAAAATATTCTCGCAACATTTGAAAGTAGAGTTAACATATTTATTCCTGGTAGAATTTTTTCTAGATATTATGCCCAAATAGTTTTGCAAGTTTTTTTATTTAATAGTCAACATCAAACATTAAAAATTGATGAAAAATACTGAAAAGTTTTCCTTTTTATCCATTTTATATACTTTGTTATTGATTATGGTTTACTTTTATTCATATTTTGATTAACCGTTGAATTTTTTAGAGCAACTATAATAGTTGATCTTCAATTCAATAGATTTTTATTGTTTACTGCTTTTCCCCATATTGTTCAACTTGCTTTTTTTATAATTGTATATTCTATAAAACCTTTGGGCTATGATGCCATTTTTAAAAGTATGAGTTAATGATTCTAAAAACAAGGCGATAAATTAGCCTTTTTTTATTATTTTTAGTTCAGATTTATAATACTTAAAATTCCTAAATCATTAGAGATTTTAATTATTTTTTATTAAACTTGTGATTGGCTCTTGACAAATTTAGAAGGTTTCTTATCCTGAGTTTCCCAGTTTGAAGGCAAAAATTCACTTTTTAGTGAATACAAATATAAAAAAATACCGGTAAATCGGTATTTTTTTATCGTAAAACCTTATTTTTTATTAATTC
The sequence above is a segment of the Mesomycoplasma ovipneumoniae genome. Coding sequences within it:
- a CDS encoding transketolase, with protein sequence MNNDTKITNAAELESKEKVDKFKKKFKYLEELSVNSLRIHSNEAINKANSGHPGVAISASKMIYALFRDHINFDLSDPNWINRDRFVLSAGHASSLYYSLLYSLGLLKKEDLENFRQKNSKTPGHPEYGHTVGIEATTGPLGQGIAMAVGMALAQSHLNAKFKEINHYTYVICGDGDLQEGISYESLSLAGHLKLKNFIVLYDSNDIQLDSPVSVVFSENMKQRIESQGLFYQLVPKDDVKLISQAISKAKASRRPSFIEIKTVIGQGSTKQNTTEVHGAPLGGDIVNLKKNLKWEHEEDFYLDPEISKHWQKTLVKRTRAKKETFKISPELEEFLQKGQNINLEIDLDLPKNQATRATSSLILDYISKKVPYWIGGSADLSVSTKAKGSDGYFSDQNYQGRNLMFGVREFAMSAIANGIALHSVLRPFVSTFFVFADYLKPALRLSSLMKLPVTYIFTHDSLMVGEDGPTHQPIEQLAMLRSVPNFAVYRPGDENELKGAYELVLENKDKPCAIILTRQNIKSFAESKDNFKLGAYLAQKSESKWAIIATGSELGLAKEVAQELDLNLISLSNWQNTPIWDPNFAISLELASTFGWKAHAKYNFGHDTFGMSAPAEDILDEIGFRSKDLVEKIKKIIA